One genomic window of Cottoperca gobio chromosome 10, fCotGob3.1, whole genome shotgun sequence includes the following:
- the cplx2b gene encoding complexin-2, translating to MDFVMKQALGGATKDMGKMLGGEEEKDPDASKKEEERQEALRQQEDERKAKHTRMEAEREKVRQTIRDKYGLKKKEEKEAEEKAAMEQACEGSLTRPKKAIPRGCGDDDEEEEESILDTVLKFLPGPLQDMFKK from the exons ATGGATTTTGTAATGAAGCAAGCTTTAGGTG GGGCCACCAAAGATATGGGTAAGATGCTgggtggggaggaggagaaggaccCGGATGCATccaagaaggaggaggagcggcAGGAGGCGCTGAGGCAgcaggaggatgagaggaaggcCAAGCACACCCGCATggaagcagagagggaaaaagtACGACAGACCATCAGGGACAAG TATGggctgaagaagaaggaggagaaggaggcggaggagaaAGCAGCCATGGAGCAGGCTTGTGAGGGGTCACTGACACGCCCAAAGAAGGCGATCCCGCGGGGCTGCGGAGACGACgacgaagaggaagaggagagcatCCTCGACACTGTCCTCAAGTTTCTGCCCGGACCTCTCCAGGACATGTTcaagaagtaa